The genomic segment AGCGTGACGGAACTCGTTATGTAACATATATGCCTGTATTTCAAGATCCTAAATTGCTTGATGATCTTATCAACCAAAACGTAATTGTTAAAGGAACTCCACCAGAAGAGCAGAGCTTACTTGAGTCTATCTTTATTTCGTGGTTCCCAATGATTCTTCTTATTGGTGTTTGGATCTTCTTCATGCGTCAGATGCAAGGCGGCGGCGGCAAAGGGGCAATGTCCTTTGGTAAAAGCAAAGCTAAGATGATGACGGAAGAGCAGATCAACACAACATTCGATGATGTTGCTGGTTGTGATGAAGCAAAAGAAGACGTTAAAGAATTGGTTGATTACTTACGTGAACCAAGCCGTTTCCAGAAATTGGGTGGTAAAATTCCAACAGGTGTTTTATTGGTTGGTCCTCCTGGTACTGGTAAAACATTAATTGCAAAAGCAATTGCTGGTGAAGCAAAAGTACCTTTTTTCTCAATTTCAGGTTCTGATTTCGTTGAAATGTTTGTTGGTGTTGGTGCATCTCGTGTGCGTGACATGTTTGAACAAGCGAAAAAGTCATCACCTTGTATTATCTTTATCGATGAAATTGATGCTGTAGGTCGCCAACGTGGCGCTGGTGTTGGTGGCGGTAATGATGAACGTGAACAAACATTGAACCAAATGCTAGTAGAAATGGATGGTTTTGAAGGTAACGAAGGTGTCATCGTTGTTGCTGCAACTAACCGTCCAGATGTTCTGGATGCTGCGTTATTGCGCCCTGGCCGTTTTGACCGCCAAGTTGTTGTAGGTTTACCTGACATTCGTGGTCGTGAGCAAATTCTTCAAGTCCACATGCGTAAAGTGCCATTAGCTGGTGGTGTTGAGCCGTCATTAATAGCACGTGGTACTCCTGGTTTCTCTGGTGCTGACTTAGCGAACTTAGTTAACGAAGCTGCGTTATTCGCTGCTCGAACCAATAAACGTGTTGTATCAATGGTTGAGTTTGAGCTTGCGAAAGACAAAATCATGATGGGTGCAGAGCGTAAGTCAATGGTAATGACAGAAGAGACGAAAGCCTCGACTGCTTATCATGAAGCTGGTCATGCTATTGTTGGTCGTTTAGTTCCTGAACACGATCCAGTGTATAAAGTATCAATTATTCCACGTGGCCGTGCGCTAGGTGTAACGATGTACTTACCTGAACAAGACCGAGTAAGCATGAACCGTCAGCACTTAGAATCTATGATTTCAAGTTTATACGGTGGTCGATTGGCTGAAGAGCTTATTTATGGTGTTGATAAAGTATCAACTGGTGCATCAAATGACATTGAACGAGCAACTGATATTGCACGTAAGATGGTAACCCAATGGGGTTTCTCGGATGCACTTGGCCCATTACTTTATGCAGAAGATCAAGGTGACCCATTCTCAGGTCACGGTGGCTCTCATCAATCTAAACACGTGTCACCTGAAACATTACAGCTTATTGATGCTGAAATCCGTACCATCATTGATCGTAACTATGCTCGCGCTAGACAGATCCTTGAAGAAAATATGGATGTACTGCATTCAATGAAAGATGCTTTGATGACATTTGAAACCATTGATGCCGGTCAAATTGATGACTTAATGGAGCGTAAAGCTGAAATCCGCGAGCCTCAAGGGTGGGGTGATGAAAATCAAGCCAAACCTGAAGAGAAAAGCGAAAAACCAGCAACTGAAGATGAATCAAAAGTTGAAAAGAAGCCTGAGGAAGAAAAACCTCAAGCAACTGAAGAGACTAAAACTGATTCAGATTCCTCTGAAAAGTAAGATCAATTAAGTAAAAAACAAACCCCGAGTTATGCTCGGGGTTTTTGTATTTAAAGGGAACTGATCATGAAATTGATAAGTAAAGATAAGACGTTAATATTGGACCGTTCTCATGTGATGGCAATTCTTAATATTACGCCTGATTCTTTTTCTGATGGTGGTAAATTTATACATTTAGATACGGCTTTAAAACAAGCTGAGAAAATGGTGAATGCCGGTGTTAGCTTTGTTGATGTTGGCGGAGAGTCGACAAGGCCTGGCGCTCCTGATGTGAGTATTCAGCAAGAATTGGATCGTGTTATTCCTATTATTGAAGCGATCAATCAACGTTTGGATACTTGGGTTTCAATTGATACAAGTAAAGCAATAGTGATGGATGAAGCGGTAAAGGCAGGTGCTGATTTAATTAATGATGTACGTGCACTGCAAGAGCCAAACGCATTAGAGATTGCAGCAAAAGCAAATGTGCCAGTGTGCCTTATGCATATGCAAGGTCAGCCT from the Aliivibrio wodanis genome contains:
- the folP gene encoding dihydropteroate synthase, yielding MKLISKDKTLILDRSHVMAILNITPDSFSDGGKFIHLDTALKQAEKMVNAGVSFVDVGGESTRPGAPDVSIQQELDRVIPIIEAINQRLDTWVSIDTSKAIVMDEAVKAGADLINDVRALQEPNALEIAAKANVPVCLMHMQGQPRTMQSNPTYDDLLVDVSRFLEERVSACQSVGIAKDKLILDPGFGFGKTLAHNYQLLAELERFHQLGFPILAGMSRKSMIFKLLNTEPQNAVSGSLACATIAAMKGTQIIRVHDFEQTMDIVKICQATLEQSAR
- the hflB gene encoding cell division protein FtsH — encoded protein: MAKNLILWLVIAVVLMSVFQSFGPSDSSGRSIDYTTFVKQVGNSQVQEATFNNREIKVMKRDGTRYVTYMPVFQDPKLLDDLINQNVIVKGTPPEEQSLLESIFISWFPMILLIGVWIFFMRQMQGGGGKGAMSFGKSKAKMMTEEQINTTFDDVAGCDEAKEDVKELVDYLREPSRFQKLGGKIPTGVLLVGPPGTGKTLIAKAIAGEAKVPFFSISGSDFVEMFVGVGASRVRDMFEQAKKSSPCIIFIDEIDAVGRQRGAGVGGGNDEREQTLNQMLVEMDGFEGNEGVIVVAATNRPDVLDAALLRPGRFDRQVVVGLPDIRGREQILQVHMRKVPLAGGVEPSLIARGTPGFSGADLANLVNEAALFAARTNKRVVSMVEFELAKDKIMMGAERKSMVMTEETKASTAYHEAGHAIVGRLVPEHDPVYKVSIIPRGRALGVTMYLPEQDRVSMNRQHLESMISSLYGGRLAEELIYGVDKVSTGASNDIERATDIARKMVTQWGFSDALGPLLYAEDQGDPFSGHGGSHQSKHVSPETLQLIDAEIRTIIDRNYARARQILEENMDVLHSMKDALMTFETIDAGQIDDLMERKAEIREPQGWGDENQAKPEEKSEKPATEDESKVEKKPEEEKPQATEETKTDSDSSEK